One segment of Niabella beijingensis DNA contains the following:
- a CDS encoding MlaE family ABC transporter permease — MRILKELGEFIKMAGGMFRKPENTKMYWKQFMLQCNDIGIGSLGIICIISVFIGAVSTLQTAYQLVSPIIPKTTIAQIVRDTVILEFAPTLSCIVLCGVVGSKIASELGNMRVSEQIDALEIMGINTKGYLVLPKILAGLVTIPLLIMLAMILGIWGGRLAGTAAGIIDPTIFDTGLVMAFKAYNVYFALIKSVVFAFIITAVPAFYGYNVKGGALEIGHSSTRAVVVSCVLLLLADYILSALLL; from the coding sequence TTGAGAATATTAAAAGAGCTCGGGGAATTTATTAAAATGGCCGGTGGCATGTTCCGCAAACCGGAGAATACCAAGATGTACTGGAAGCAGTTCATGCTTCAGTGTAACGATATCGGCATCGGTTCCCTGGGTATTATCTGCATTATTTCTGTTTTTATCGGGGCGGTATCTACCTTGCAGACCGCCTATCAGCTGGTATCACCCATCATTCCCAAAACCACCATTGCCCAGATCGTGCGGGATACCGTGATCCTGGAATTTGCGCCCACGCTGAGTTGTATCGTGCTCTGCGGTGTGGTAGGCAGTAAGATCGCGAGTGAACTGGGAAATATGCGGGTGAGTGAGCAGATCGATGCGTTGGAAATTATGGGCATCAATACAAAAGGATACCTGGTATTGCCAAAGATACTGGCCGGTCTGGTGACCATCCCGCTGCTGATTATGCTGGCGATGATCCTGGGCATCTGGGGCGGACGGCTTGCCGGTACCGCTGCGGGTATTATTGATCCTACTATTTTTGATACGGGGCTGGTGATGGCCTTTAAGGCATATAACGTTTATTTCGCCCTGATCAAATCGGTGGTGTTCGCATTTATTATCACCGCAGTGCCGGCATTCTACGGCTATAATGTAAAGGGTGGTGCGCTGGAGATCGGGCACAGCAGTACCCGTGCGGTGGTGGTTTCCTGTGTATTGCTGCTGCTGGCTGATTACATCTTATCTGCACTGCTTCTGTAA
- the sucD gene encoding succinate--CoA ligase subunit alpha — protein sequence MAVLVNKSSKILVQGFTGTEGTFHATQMIEYGTNVVGGVTPGKGGTTHLERPVFNTVADCVKQTGANVSIIFVPPAFAADAIMEAADAGIELVVCITEGIPVQDMVTVKNFLQSSKTRLIGPNCPGVITADECKVGIMPGFVFKKGRIGIVSKSGTLTYEAADQVAKAGLGISTAIGIGGDPIIGTTTREAIELFMQDDDTDAIVMIGEIGGGMEAEAARWIKENGNKKPVVGFIAGQTAPPGRRMGHAGAIVGGADDTAAAKMKIMSECGIAVVSSPADIGKTMAELIKK from the coding sequence ATGGCAGTTTTGGTTAATAAGAGTTCAAAGATATTGGTTCAGGGTTTTACAGGCACGGAAGGTACCTTCCACGCCACACAAATGATCGAATACGGAACGAACGTAGTGGGGGGTGTTACGCCGGGTAAAGGCGGAACAACACACCTGGAACGTCCGGTGTTTAATACAGTAGCGGATTGCGTAAAGCAAACCGGCGCTAATGTGAGCATTATCTTTGTGCCGCCGGCTTTTGCGGCGGATGCAATTATGGAAGCGGCGGATGCCGGTATCGAACTGGTGGTATGTATCACTGAAGGGATCCCGGTACAGGATATGGTGACCGTAAAGAATTTCCTCCAAAGTTCAAAAACAAGACTGATCGGACCGAACTGCCCGGGTGTGATCACTGCAGATGAGTGCAAAGTAGGTATCATGCCTGGCTTCGTGTTTAAAAAAGGGCGTATAGGGATCGTTTCCAAATCCGGTACGCTTACTTACGAAGCGGCCGACCAGGTAGCTAAAGCCGGTCTGGGCATCAGTACCGCCATCGGCATCGGCGGAGATCCGATCATTGGCACTACTACCCGTGAAGCCATCGAACTGTTTATGCAGGATGATGATACCGATGCCATCGTAATGATCGGTGAGATCGGCGGAGGTATGGAAGCCGAAGCGGCCCGCTGGATCAAAGAAAACGGAAATAAAAAACCGGTAGTGGGATTTATTGCCGGACAAACCGCCCCTCCCGGACGCCGTATGGGCCATGCAGGAGCGATCGTGGGTGGCGCTGATGATACGGCGGCAGCAAAAATGAAGATCATGAGCGAGTGTGGTATTGCAGTAGTAAGCAGCCCGGCCGATATCGGTAAAACAATGGCCGAACTCATCAAAAAATAA
- the rnhA gene encoding ribonuclease HI, translated as MQSQGITIYTDGAARGNPGPGGYGVLLMYGKHVKELSGGFKRTTNNRMELMAVIEGIKTLKTSELPVTIYSDSQYVVNSVTKGWLNNWVRTDFKGGKKNKDLWMQYHQLSKKYQIRFVWVKGHADNPYNNRCDELATAAADGRNLAEDVGYEG; from the coding sequence ATGCAATCCCAGGGAATTACGATCTATACAGACGGTGCGGCGCGCGGCAATCCCGGCCCCGGTGGTTATGGTGTGCTGCTGATGTACGGCAAACACGTGAAGGAATTATCCGGCGGCTTTAAGCGCACTACCAATAACCGTATGGAACTGATGGCCGTAATTGAAGGGATAAAGACACTAAAAACAAGCGAGCTGCCGGTAACCATTTATTCCGACAGTCAGTATGTAGTGAACTCCGTTACCAAAGGCTGGCTGAATAACTGGGTACGTACCGATTTTAAAGGCGGTAAGAAGAATAAAGACCTCTGGATGCAATACCACCAGCTGTCAAAGAAATACCAGATCCGTTTTGTATGGGTAAAGGGACATGCAGACAACCCCTATAACAATCGCTGCGATGAACTGGCCACTGCTGCGGCTGATGGGCGCAACCTGGCGGAAGACGTAGGGTACGAGGGGTGA
- a CDS encoding ABC transporter ATP-binding protein encodes MIEIKDLKKSFDDKAVLKGVDVVFDDGKCNLIIGSSGSGKTVLMKCMVGLIKPTSGNVLYDEDDFVNMSDIEQKTVREKIGMLFQGGALFDSQTVEQNVMFPLDMFTNDKYSKKKERVKQVLERVQLKEDAYRKFPSEISGGMQKRVALARAIVLNPKYLFCDEPNSGLDPQTSMVIDKLIHEITQEYNITTIVNTHDMNSVMEIGDHIVYMHQGEKEWEGNSKEIILSDNKKLNEFIFASEFLQDAKKMRTIQETGELPQGVSDDVKNKIEENLNIDLDKDGVIGDGTKKTPPSKEN; translated from the coding sequence ATGATTGAAATAAAAGACCTGAAGAAAAGTTTTGACGACAAGGCGGTCCTGAAAGGGGTGGATGTGGTTTTTGATGACGGCAAATGTAACCTGATCATCGGCAGCAGCGGCAGCGGTAAAACGGTGCTGATGAAATGCATGGTAGGGCTGATAAAACCGACCTCCGGGAATGTGCTGTATGATGAAGATGATTTTGTGAACATGAGTGATATTGAACAAAAGACCGTGCGTGAAAAGATCGGGATGCTGTTCCAGGGCGGTGCGTTGTTCGACAGTCAGACGGTGGAACAAAATGTAATGTTCCCGCTGGATATGTTCACCAATGACAAATACTCCAAAAAGAAGGAACGGGTAAAACAGGTACTGGAACGGGTACAGCTGAAAGAGGATGCCTACCGGAAATTTCCGTCGGAGATCAGCGGGGGCATGCAGAAAAGGGTAGCGCTGGCCAGGGCCATCGTGCTGAACCCCAAATATCTTTTTTGTGATGAGCCCAATTCCGGACTGGACCCCCAGACCTCGATGGTGATCGACAAACTGATCCATGAGATCACGCAGGAATACAATATCACAACTATCGTGAACACACATGATATGAACAGTGTGATGGAGATCGGTGACCATATTGTTTATATGCACCAGGGGGAGAAGGAATGGGAAGGCAACAGTAAAGAGATCATCCTCAGCGATAATAAAAAACTCAATGAATTCATTTTTGCATCCGAATTCTTACAGGATGCAAAAAAGATGCGCACCATCCAGGAAACGGGGGAACTGCCCCAGGGAGTGTCCGACGATGTAAAGAATAAGATCGAGGAAAATCTGAACATCGACCTGGATAAGGACGGCGTTATCGGAGACGGAACAAAAAAAACACCTCCGTCAAAAGAAAACTAG
- a CDS encoding RidA family protein, with the protein MRYFILLFFLLVFCKAFSQEAKIEKEKWHWNNKAKQDTVAGYTQVLKVDNVLYISGAVTNDITPEGITSVYKALKASLSSYGATFENVVKENLYTTDIEAMKKYNNIRKEFYKGDFPAATWVQIERLYMPKAKLEVELIAHLPK; encoded by the coding sequence ATGCGATATTTCATCCTATTATTCTTTCTTTTAGTCTTTTGCAAAGCGTTTTCACAAGAAGCAAAAATTGAAAAAGAAAAATGGCATTGGAACAATAAGGCAAAACAAGATACAGTTGCTGGCTATACTCAAGTTCTAAAAGTTGACAATGTTCTCTACATTTCAGGTGCAGTAACAAATGATATAACGCCTGAAGGCATCACTTCTGTTTATAAGGCTTTAAAAGCTTCGCTATCCAGCTATGGAGCGACATTTGAAAATGTGGTAAAAGAGAATTTATATACAACAGACATTGAGGCAATGAAAAAATATAATAATATAAGAAAGGAATTTTACAAGGGCGACTTCCCGGCAGCAACTTGGGTACAAATCGAGCGACTATATATGCCGAAAGCAAAATTAGAAGTTGAACTGATCGCACATTTGCCAAAATAA
- a CDS encoding FKBP-type peptidyl-prolyl cis-trans isomerase yields the protein MKKIIGLAAILGILVTGCLKNDDVKPCTPKSVESEKTAMEKYATDSSINVTTDATGVMYEIITPGTGATPAATSKVTAKYVGRFLNGQQFDASAQGVEFPLNGVISGWQIGIPKIKEGGVIKLIVPSSLAYGCTGYLSIPPDQPLYFYVELVKVTN from the coding sequence ATGAAAAAAATCATTGGCCTGGCTGCGATACTGGGCATACTTGTAACCGGCTGTCTGAAAAATGATGATGTAAAACCCTGCACACCTAAATCCGTGGAAAGCGAAAAAACTGCCATGGAAAAATATGCAACCGATAGCTCCATCAACGTTACCACGGATGCCACTGGCGTGATGTATGAAATCATCACGCCCGGAACCGGTGCCACACCTGCGGCCACCAGCAAGGTAACCGCCAAATATGTGGGCCGCTTTTTAAACGGCCAGCAGTTTGATGCATCGGCCCAGGGTGTGGAATTTCCGCTAAACGGGGTGATCTCCGGCTGGCAGATCGGCATTCCCAAGATCAAAGAAGGCGGCGTCATCAAGCTCATCGTGCCTTCCTCGCTGGCTTACGGATGTACCGGTTATTTAAGCATTCCGCCAGACCAGCCCCTTTATTTTTACGTAGAGCTGGTAAAAGTGACCAACTAA
- a CDS encoding DUF4846 domain-containing protein, with protein MKITPLLLILGSWLFPACEYAAPDAAAITTVPSALPEEVLPATISRIRVPEGFTRHQQPAAAFATYLQQLPLKKDKQVHLFNGTLKENQQAQYAVLDVSVGTKDLQQCADAVMRLRAEYLFAAKRFSEIRFNAGDGTWIRYDRWLKGTRYRLSGRKLIEVSGSPVTSTHATLLQYLETVFAYCGTATLPSSLYSKPLKELQPGDVFLKPGAPGHAVIVVDMAENKKGKKSYLLAQSYMPAQDIHILKNPTDEEGGPWYALTDAAVIQTPEWTFYSNQLYGWK; from the coding sequence ATGAAAATCACACCCCTGCTTCTGATCCTCGGCAGCTGGCTTTTTCCGGCCTGCGAATATGCAGCACCGGATGCCGCCGCAATAACAACAGTACCGTCTGCATTACCGGAGGAGGTCCTGCCCGCCACCATTTCGCGGATCCGTGTTCCGGAAGGTTTTACCCGCCATCAGCAACCGGCTGCTGCTTTTGCTACTTACCTGCAACAGCTGCCGCTAAAAAAAGACAAACAGGTACACCTTTTTAATGGCACATTAAAAGAGAACCAGCAGGCACAATACGCCGTACTGGATGTAAGCGTGGGCACGAAAGACCTGCAGCAATGCGCCGATGCGGTAATGCGGCTGCGTGCGGAATACCTGTTTGCTGCAAAACGGTTCAGTGAGATCCGGTTCAATGCCGGCGATGGCACCTGGATCCGGTACGACCGCTGGCTGAAAGGCACCCGTTACCGGCTCTCCGGGAGAAAGCTCATAGAAGTATCCGGCAGCCCCGTTACCAGTACCCATGCCACACTGCTGCAATACCTGGAAACCGTTTTTGCCTATTGTGGCACCGCCACACTACCCTCATCGCTTTATTCAAAGCCGCTGAAGGAGCTGCAACCCGGCGATGTGTTCTTAAAACCCGGCGCCCCCGGTCATGCTGTGATCGTTGTGGACATGGCCGAAAATAAAAAAGGTAAAAAAAGCTACCTGCTGGCACAGAGTTATATGCCGGCACAGGACATTCATATTCTTAAAAACCCAACTGATGAAGAAGGCGGTCCCTGGTATGCATTAACGGACGCCGCCGTTATCCAAACACCGGAATGGACCTTTTACAGCAACCAGTTATATGGATGGAAGTAG
- a CDS encoding L-serine ammonia-lyase — MQYEPISVFDMLKIGVGPSSSHTLGPWRAAERFLAFLKQQGQLDQVVRLKVLLYGSLAKTGVGHGTDIAVQLGLCGYDPVTFDVEKIDSTIADIREAKQLVLGGSHPVAFDPEQDIEFLFSETLPYHSNGLTFLATLENGNNIAKTYYSIGGGFVKEEGEETVLNNNVLLPFPIDDADDLLRWCIKTGLPISDIVAENEQAWRGEKETSEGLTKIWEAMRDCIYRGCHKTGVLPGGLNVRRRAAALNKKLIGNASYNSYEEWIALIRNGGSSFRYTLDWVSCFALAVNEENASFGRVVTAPTNGSAGVIPAVLHYFIIFCADDPEAGNRERIHKFLMTAAEIGSIFKKESTISAAMGGCQAEIGVSSSMAAAALTEGLGGSQKQAMMAAEIAMEHHLGMTCDPIGGLVQVPCIERNTMGAIKAITASQLALQSTPDFARVSLDDVIKTMWDTAQDMNFKYKETADGGLAVHVPLSLPEC; from the coding sequence ATGCAATACGAGCCGATTTCGGTTTTTGATATGTTGAAGATCGGTGTAGGGCCCTCCAGCTCCCACACCCTTGGTCCCTGGCGGGCTGCAGAGCGGTTCCTGGCATTTTTAAAACAGCAGGGGCAGCTGGACCAGGTGGTGCGGCTGAAGGTGCTGCTCTATGGTTCCCTTGCCAAAACGGGTGTTGGCCACGGCACTGATATTGCTGTACAGCTTGGTCTCTGTGGCTATGACCCTGTGACCTTTGATGTGGAAAAGATCGACAGCACTATTGCAGACATAAGGGAAGCAAAACAACTGGTTCTTGGTGGCAGTCATCCTGTTGCCTTTGATCCCGAACAGGATATTGAATTCCTTTTTTCGGAAACCCTCCCCTATCACTCCAATGGGCTTACCTTCCTGGCAACGCTCGAAAACGGCAATAATATTGCAAAAACCTATTACTCCATCGGCGGCGGATTTGTAAAGGAAGAGGGAGAAGAAACAGTGCTCAACAATAATGTGCTGCTGCCTTTTCCGATTGATGATGCCGATGATCTCCTGCGCTGGTGCATCAAGACCGGGCTTCCCATCAGCGATATTGTAGCGGAGAATGAACAGGCCTGGCGCGGTGAAAAAGAGACCAGTGAGGGGCTTACCAAAATATGGGAGGCCATGCGCGACTGTATCTACCGCGGCTGTCATAAAACCGGTGTGCTGCCCGGCGGCTTAAATGTGCGGCGGCGTGCTGCTGCACTCAATAAAAAACTCATCGGCAATGCGTCCTATAACAGCTATGAAGAATGGATCGCGCTGATCCGCAACGGGGGCAGCAGCTTCCGTTATACGCTGGACTGGGTCAGCTGTTTTGCGCTGGCCGTCAACGAAGAAAATGCATCCTTCGGACGTGTGGTTACGGCCCCTACAAACGGGTCGGCCGGTGTAATACCTGCGGTGCTGCACTATTTTATCATTTTTTGTGCCGACGACCCGGAAGCCGGCAACCGCGAACGCATCCATAAATTTTTAATGACAGCAGCAGAGATCGGGAGCATCTTTAAAAAAGAATCCACCATATCGGCCGCCATGGGTGGTTGCCAGGCGGAGATCGGTGTTTCTTCTTCCATGGCTGCTGCGGCATTGACCGAAGGACTGGGCGGCTCACAAAAGCAGGCCATGATGGCTGCGGAAATTGCCATGGAACATCACCTGGGCATGACCTGCGATCCGATCGGCGGACTGGTGCAGGTACCCTGTATCGAGCGGAATACCATGGGAGCCATCAAGGCCATCACTGCTTCCCAGCTGGCATTGCAGAGTACACCCGACTTTGCCCGGGTATCGCTGGACGATGTGATCAAGACCATGTGGGACACGGCCCAGGATATGAACTTTAAATACAAGGAAACAGCTGACGGCGGGTTGGCAGTGCATGTACCGCTGAGTTTGCCGGAATGCTGA
- a CDS encoding FKBP-type peptidyl-prolyl cis-trans isomerase: MKKGISILFFIAALAAGCSKSGDKSPCTNKLTLAQDRKIIDSFLLANQQQRQYTFDNQAQVYYFVEDAGSGTTHPTIDSLVSFRYKGRLMNGTLVDSLTVKDPPTAPLRNFSSGVYVVYALSKISKGGKIRLVIPSSIQFGCTPVQGLNRIPPNSQLVYEYELTDMTRNY, from the coding sequence ATGAAAAAAGGAATTTCAATTCTCTTTTTTATTGCAGCCCTGGCAGCCGGTTGTTCCAAATCGGGGGATAAATCGCCCTGTACCAACAAGCTGACGCTTGCCCAGGACCGGAAGATCATTGACTCCTTTCTCCTGGCGAATCAGCAGCAGAGGCAGTACACATTCGACAACCAGGCACAGGTGTATTATTTTGTTGAAGATGCGGGCAGCGGTACCACCCACCCCACCATCGATTCGCTGGTATCCTTTCGATATAAAGGCCGGCTGATGAACGGCACACTGGTGGATTCCCTCACCGTAAAAGATCCGCCAACGGCACCATTGAGGAATTTCAGTTCCGGCGTTTATGTGGTATATGCGCTCAGCAAAATTTCAAAAGGAGGAAAGATCCGCCTGGTCATACCGTCCTCCATCCAGTTTGGCTGTACCCCGGTGCAGGGCCTTAATAGGATACCGCCCAACTCCCAGCTGGTGTACGAATATGAACTGACGGATATGACACGCAATTATTAA
- a CDS encoding NADP-dependent malic enzyme → MTKNDLRKEQALAYHAKGRPGKIEVVPTKKAKTQRDLALAYSPGVAEPCLEIAKNTENVFKYTAKGNLVAVISNGTAVLGLGDIGPEASKPVMEGKGVLFKIFADIDVFDIEINEKDPQKFVEIVKALEPTFGGINLEDIKAPECFYIENELRKQMNIPVMHDDQHGTAIISAAALINALEIQKKKIDKVKFVINGAGAAAMACVLLYQELGARPSNFLMFDKNGVLGRNRTDLEEMKLPFANATREISLAEAMKGTDVFIGLSAGNTVTAEMVKSMAKNPIVFAMANPTPEISWEDATGARKDVIMATGRSDYPNQVNNVLGFPYIFRGALDVRARVINTEMKLAAVKALASLTKMPVPDIVNLAYNQEKMAFGPDYIIPKPLDPRLLTTVAPAVARAAMESGVAHHHIEDWEAYSRELDKRLGVDNQVLRAMGAKARSAPKRIVFAEGENVKILKAAQIVLDEGIGFPQLIGDKKEIEAIAAENSIDISGMEIFDPRSEEMIGKRKEYGELFFKMRARKGYTKDEAYKLMKERNHFGCMMVEQGDADCMLAGLTKKYDEAIRPALQIIGTESGVNRVAGMYLVMTKKGPLFLADTTVNFNPTAEELAEIVLLTAKEVRAFNLTPRIALLSYSNFGSSKSPEAQLMSRTREIVKEKMPDLIIDGEMQANVALNNGLLQEIYPFSDLVGQQVNTLIFPNLASGNIAYNILLEIGSSDAVGPIVMGLKKPVHLLQLGSTVSSIVNMAMIAVIDAQLKTKTTAESEKRGRRLLKRKTD, encoded by the coding sequence ATGACAAAGAATGATCTACGAAAAGAGCAGGCACTGGCCTACCACGCAAAAGGAAGGCCGGGAAAAATAGAGGTGGTCCCTACTAAAAAAGCCAAAACCCAAAGAGATCTTGCACTGGCCTATTCGCCCGGTGTGGCAGAACCCTGCCTGGAGATCGCAAAGAATACAGAGAACGTTTTTAAATACACGGCAAAAGGAAACCTGGTGGCCGTGATCAGCAATGGTACGGCAGTGCTGGGGCTGGGAGATATCGGCCCCGAAGCCAGCAAGCCGGTAATGGAAGGTAAAGGAGTATTGTTTAAAATATTTGCGGATATTGATGTATTTGATATAGAGATCAATGAAAAAGACCCGCAGAAATTTGTTGAGATCGTAAAGGCCCTGGAGCCCACGTTTGGTGGTATCAACCTGGAAGACATCAAGGCACCGGAATGTTTTTATATCGAGAATGAACTGCGGAAGCAGATGAACATTCCCGTGATGCATGATGATCAGCACGGCACCGCTATTATCAGCGCGGCGGCGCTGATCAATGCCCTGGAGATCCAGAAAAAGAAGATCGATAAAGTAAAATTTGTAATAAATGGTGCGGGTGCCGCTGCCATGGCCTGCGTGCTGTTGTACCAGGAGTTGGGTGCCCGGCCATCCAATTTCCTGATGTTTGATAAGAATGGCGTGCTGGGCAGGAACCGGACCGACCTGGAGGAGATGAAACTGCCCTTTGCCAATGCCACGCGTGAAATTTCACTGGCGGAGGCCATGAAGGGAACGGATGTGTTCATCGGTCTGAGCGCCGGTAACACCGTTACGGCAGAGATGGTCAAAAGCATGGCGAAAAACCCGATCGTATTCGCAATGGCCAACCCTACCCCGGAGATCTCCTGGGAGGACGCCACCGGTGCCCGCAAGGATGTGATCATGGCCACCGGCCGCAGCGATTATCCGAACCAGGTAAATAATGTGCTGGGCTTCCCTTATATATTCAGGGGGGCGCTGGATGTAAGGGCAAGGGTGATCAATACCGAGATGAAGCTGGCGGCGGTAAAAGCCCTGGCATCACTGACAAAAATGCCGGTACCGGATATCGTGAACCTTGCCTATAACCAGGAAAAAATGGCCTTCGGACCGGATTATATCATTCCCAAACCACTGGATCCGCGGCTGCTCACCACCGTGGCGCCGGCCGTGGCACGGGCGGCAATGGAATCCGGGGTGGCACACCACCATATTGAAGACTGGGAGGCCTACAGCCGCGAACTGGATAAACGGCTGGGTGTTGACAATCAGGTACTGCGCGCCATGGGTGCCAAGGCCCGCTCTGCGCCCAAACGGATCGTATTTGCTGAGGGCGAAAATGTAAAGATCCTGAAAGCCGCTCAGATCGTGCTGGATGAGGGGATCGGGTTCCCCCAGCTGATCGGCGATAAGAAAGAAATTGAAGCGATTGCGGCCGAGAACAGCATCGACATCTCAGGGATGGAGATCTTTGATCCACGCAGCGAGGAAATGATCGGGAAGCGAAAGGAGTACGGAGAGCTTTTCTTTAAAATGAGGGCGCGTAAAGGGTATACAAAGGATGAGGCCTATAAACTCATGAAGGAACGGAATCACTTCGGATGTATGATGGTGGAACAGGGAGATGCAGACTGCATGCTGGCGGGTCTTACCAAAAAATACGATGAGGCCATCCGCCCGGCACTGCAGATCATCGGTACCGAATCCGGCGTGAACCGGGTGGCCGGTATGTACCTGGTAATGACAAAAAAAGGCCCGTTGTTCCTTGCAGATACCACGGTCAACTTTAACCCTACGGCAGAAGAGCTGGCGGAGATCGTGTTGCTGACCGCAAAAGAAGTACGGGCGTTTAACCTCACGCCGCGCATCGCACTGCTGAGTTATTCCAACTTCGGCAGCAGCAAATCGCCGGAGGCACAGCTGATGTCCCGTACCCGGGAGATCGTTAAAGAAAAAATGCCGGACCTGATCATCGACGGGGAAATGCAGGCCAATGTAGCACTGAACAACGGATTGCTCCAGGAAATATATCCGTTCAGTGATTTGGTAGGACAGCAGGTAAACACGCTGATCTTCCCTAACTTAGCGTCCGGAAATATTGCCTATAACATCCTGCTGGAGATCGGTTCCTCGGATGCGGTAGGTCCGATCGTAATGGGGCTCAAAAAGCCGGTGCACCTGCTGCAGCTGGGCAGTACGGTAAGCAGTATCGTGAATATGGCAATGATCGCGGTGATCGACGCACAGCTGAAGACAAAAACTACGGCTGAAAGCGAAAAACGCGGAAGAAGACTGTTGAAAAGAAAAACTGATTGA
- a CDS encoding FKBP-type peptidyl-prolyl cis-trans isomerase has translation MKKTLFVPMIAVVAVVTVLASCMKDKGPSCVPLTTEQDKHVIDSFIADNGLNLTYKADADYGTFYYIGVTDPGTGSTPTSDSLISFKYTLSLMNGTEIGTSDTIKQKSDGSPIKLSDLKSYELAALSSVRESGKAKVILPSSLYFSCTPQTINGKNVPGNSQLIYEYTLTDVKKPN, from the coding sequence ATGAAAAAAACGTTATTCGTCCCCATGATTGCTGTTGTTGCTGTTGTAACGGTACTTGCCTCGTGTATGAAAGATAAAGGACCTTCCTGTGTTCCGCTGACTACAGAACAAGACAAGCATGTCATTGATTCTTTTATTGCAGATAATGGGCTTAATTTAACCTATAAAGCCGATGCCGATTATGGTACCTTCTATTATATCGGTGTTACCGATCCCGGAACAGGAAGCACACCTACTTCAGATTCGCTGATCAGTTTCAAATATACATTGAGCCTAATGAATGGTACGGAGATCGGAACATCAGATACCATCAAACAAAAAAGTGACGGAAGTCCGATCAAATTAAGCGATCTGAAAAGTTATGAACTGGCAGCGCTTTCTTCTGTAAGAGAGAGTGGTAAAGCAAAGGTGATCCTTCCTTCCTCGCTTTATTTCTCCTGCACACCGCAGACCATCAACGGAAAGAATGTGCCGGGCAACTCCCAGCTGATCTACGAATATACCCTTACGGACGTAAAAAAGCCCAACTGA
- a CDS encoding FKBP-type peptidyl-prolyl cis-trans isomerase produces MNKKAYAGIAVILGLLLIGCLKEEEVTSCEPRDVISDTAQMKKYARDSAITIDTNTSNWMMWEIIDPGAGPKPEASSLVTVKYMGRLLTGKGFDSTYAAHPDGTELRLSQIIPGWQEGLAKIREGGRIKLLLPSALAYGCDPRYGALTNQPLFFDIELIKVAQ; encoded by the coding sequence ATGAATAAAAAAGCATACGCGGGCATTGCCGTAATTCTTGGTCTGCTGCTGATCGGCTGCCTTAAAGAAGAAGAAGTTACCAGCTGTGAACCCAGGGATGTGATCAGTGATACGGCACAAATGAAAAAATATGCACGGGATAGTGCCATCACTATCGATACGAATACCAGCAACTGGATGATGTGGGAGATCATTGACCCCGGAGCCGGTCCGAAGCCGGAAGCATCCAGCCTGGTTACAGTTAAATATATGGGGCGCCTGCTGACCGGCAAGGGCTTCGATTCTACTTATGCCGCACATCCCGATGGCACAGAGCTGCGGCTCAGCCAGATCATTCCCGGCTGGCAGGAAGGCCTTGCCAAGATCAGGGAGGGTGGCCGCATCAAGCTGCTGCTTCCGTCAGCCCTGGCTTACGGCTGCGATCCGCGATACGGGGCACTCACCAATCAGCCCTTGTTTTTTGATATCGAATTGATCAAAGTGGCGCAGTAA